The following coding sequences lie in one Pseudorca crassidens isolate mPseCra1 chromosome 2, mPseCra1.hap1, whole genome shotgun sequence genomic window:
- the PNRC2 gene encoding proline-rich nuclear receptor coactivator 2: MGGGERYNIPAPQSRNVSKNQQQLSRQKTKDQNSQMKIVHKKKERGHTYNSSAAAWQAMQSGGKNKNFPNNQNWNSSLSSPTLLFKSQTNQNYAGAKFSEPPSPSVLPKPPSHWVPVSFNPSDKEIMTFQLKTLLKVQV; the protein is encoded by the coding sequence ATGGGTGGTGGAGAGAGGTATAACATTCCAGCCCCTCAGTCTAGAAATGTTAGTAAGAACCAACAACAGCTTAGTAGACAGAAGACCAAGGATCAGAATTCCCAGATGAAGATTGTtcataagaaaaaggaaagaggacaTACTTATAATTCATCAGCAGCTGCATGGCAGGCCATGCAAAGTGGGGGGAAGaacaaaaattttccaaataatcAAAACTGGAACTCTAGCTTATCAAGTCCCACCTTACTTTTTAAGTCTCAGACTAATCAGAACTATGCTGGAGCCAAATTTAGTGAGCCGCCATCACCAAGTGTTCTTCCTAAACCACCAAGCCACTGGGTTCCTGTTTCCTTTAATCCTTCTGAtaaagaaataatgacatttcAACTTAAAACGTTACTTAAAGTACAGGtgtaa
- the SRSF10 gene encoding serine/arginine-rich splicing factor 10 isoform X5: MKAKEGRNVYSSSRYDDYDRYRRSRSRSYERRRSRSRSFDYNYRRSYSPRNSRPTGRPRRSRSHSDNDRFKHRNRSFSRSKSNSRSRSKSQPKKEMKAKSRSRSASHTKTRGTSKTDSKTHYKSGSRYEKESRKKEPPRSKSQSRSQSRSRSKSRSRSWTSPKSSGH; the protein is encoded by the exons ATGAAAGCCAAGGAAGGGAGGAATGTGTATAGTTCTTCACGCTATGATGACTATGACAGATATAGACGTTCTAGAAGCCGAAGTTATGAAAGAAGGAGATCAAGAAGTCGTTCCTTTGATTACAACTATAGAAGATCTTATAGCCCTAGAAA CAGTAGACCGACTGGAAGACCACGGCGTAGCAGAAGCCATTCCGACAATGATAG ATTCAAACACCGAAATCGATCTTTTTCAAGATCTAAATCCAATTCAAGATCACGGTCCAAGTCCCAGcccaagaaagaaatgaaggctaAATCACGTTCTAGGTCTGCATCTCACACCAAAACTAGAGGCACCTCTAAAACAGATTCCAAAACACATTATAAGTCTGGCTCAAGATATGAAAAGGAATCAAGGAAAAAAGAACCACCTAGATCCAAATCTCAGTCAAGATCACAGTCTAGGTCTAGGTCAAAATCTAGATCAAGGTCTTGGACTAGTCCTAAGTCCAGTGGCCACTGA
- the SRSF10 gene encoding serine/arginine-rich splicing factor 10 isoform X2 gives MSRYLRPPNTSLFVRNVADDTRSEDLRREFGRYGPIVDVYVPLDFYTRRPRGFAYVQFEDVRDAEDALHNLDRKWICGRQIEIQFAQGDRKTPNQMKAKEGRNVYSSSRYDDYDRYRRSRSRSYERRRSRSRSFDYNYRRSYSPRNRPTGRPRRSRSHSDNDRFKHRNRSFSRSKSNSRSRSKSQPKKEMKAKSRSRSASHTKTRGTSKTDSKTHYKSGSRYEKESRKKEPPRSKSQSRSQSRSRSKSRSRSWTSPKSSGH, from the exons GTCTGAAGATTTACGACGCGAATTCGGTCGTTATGGTCCTATAGTTGATGTGTATGTTCCACTTGATTTCTACACTCGCCGTCCAAGAGGATTTGCATATGTTCAAT TTGAGGATGTTCGTGATGCAGAAGATGCTTTACATAATTTGGACAGAAAATGGATTTGTGGACGCCAAATTGAAATACAGTTTGCACAGGGGGATCGAAAGA CTCCAAATCAGATGAAAGCCAAGGAAGGGAGGAATGTGTATAGTTCTTCACGCTATGATGACTATGACAGATATAGACGTTCTAGAAGCCGAAGTTATGAAAGAAGGAGATCAAGAAGTCGTTCCTTTGATTACAACTATAGAAGATCTTATAGCCCTAGAAA TAGACCGACTGGAAGACCACGGCGTAGCAGAAGCCATTCCGACAATGATAG ATTCAAACACCGAAATCGATCTTTTTCAAGATCTAAATCCAATTCAAGATCACGGTCCAAGTCCCAGcccaagaaagaaatgaaggctaAATCACGTTCTAGGTCTGCATCTCACACCAAAACTAGAGGCACCTCTAAAACAGATTCCAAAACACATTATAAGTCTGGCTCAAGATATGAAAAGGAATCAAGGAAAAAAGAACCACCTAGATCCAAATCTCAGTCAAGATCACAGTCTAGGTCTAGGTCAAAATCTAGATCAAGGTCTTGGACTAGTCCTAAGTCCAGTGGCCACTGA
- the SRSF10 gene encoding serine/arginine-rich splicing factor 10 isoform X1 — MSRYLRPPNTSLFVRNVADDTRSEDLRREFGRYGPIVDVYVPLDFYTRRPRGFAYVQFEDVRDAEDALHNLDRKWICGRQIEIQFAQGDRKTPNQMKAKEGRNVYSSSRYDDYDRYRRSRSRSYERRRSRSRSFDYNYRRSYSPRNSRPTGRPRRSRSHSDNDRFKHRNRSFSRSKSNSRSRSKSQPKKEMKAKSRSRSASHTKTRGTSKTDSKTHYKSGSRYEKESRKKEPPRSKSQSRSQSRSRSKSRSRSWTSPKSSGH; from the exons GTCTGAAGATTTACGACGCGAATTCGGTCGTTATGGTCCTATAGTTGATGTGTATGTTCCACTTGATTTCTACACTCGCCGTCCAAGAGGATTTGCATATGTTCAAT TTGAGGATGTTCGTGATGCAGAAGATGCTTTACATAATTTGGACAGAAAATGGATTTGTGGACGCCAAATTGAAATACAGTTTGCACAGGGGGATCGAAAGA CTCCAAATCAGATGAAAGCCAAGGAAGGGAGGAATGTGTATAGTTCTTCACGCTATGATGACTATGACAGATATAGACGTTCTAGAAGCCGAAGTTATGAAAGAAGGAGATCAAGAAGTCGTTCCTTTGATTACAACTATAGAAGATCTTATAGCCCTAGAAA CAGTAGACCGACTGGAAGACCACGGCGTAGCAGAAGCCATTCCGACAATGATAG ATTCAAACACCGAAATCGATCTTTTTCAAGATCTAAATCCAATTCAAGATCACGGTCCAAGTCCCAGcccaagaaagaaatgaaggctaAATCACGTTCTAGGTCTGCATCTCACACCAAAACTAGAGGCACCTCTAAAACAGATTCCAAAACACATTATAAGTCTGGCTCAAGATATGAAAAGGAATCAAGGAAAAAAGAACCACCTAGATCCAAATCTCAGTCAAGATCACAGTCTAGGTCTAGGTCAAAATCTAGATCAAGGTCTTGGACTAGTCCTAAGTCCAGTGGCCACTGA